ATTGAGCTGGCGTGGGGCTTCTCCACTGTCTTGGGGATCCTCCTTTTCCTTGCAGAAGTCGTGCTTCTGTGCTGGATAAAATTCCTGCCTGTGGGCTCCATCCTGAAAAATGAGACCACCAACGTCGAGAAGCCCAGCGGCCACGCGGGTTGGCAGTCAGCACTGGTCTCCACCATCATCATGGTCCCAGTGGGTCTGATTTTTGTTGTCTTCACCATTCACTTCTACCGCTCTTTGGTGCGGCACAAAACGGAGCGCCACAACCGGGAGATCGAAGAGCTTCACAAACTGAAAGTGCAGTTAGACGGGCATGACAGAGGCATGCAGGTAGTGTGACAGAGAGGCAGAGGTTGCTTCCAGCAAATCCGCTCAGCTAAGGCTAAGAGCAAAATACCTGTTTTGCTAGTTGGTGAGACGCACCAGCCATGGATTGTCTTGAGGCTTAACTATGTAAATGCTAATTGCCTGCCATATATAGCTGTGGGTTCTAGTGCTGTTTCAGATACTGGAGTCTCTGGCCTGTTTCTGGTCCTACACACTTGCATACTTAAGTTGACACTGCCGTGGAGTTAAAGATCAAAACTTTATCTACCTTAACATTGATTCAGGTAGccaaatatctgtatttttttacaaatgcaatATTCTGTTACCAAAAGTAAAACTGCATCAGCTGTCCAAAAAGCCTGTGTGTGTAGGACCTGTCTTATGTGTCAGAACTCCCTGGCTGTCAGTGCAGCAGCAGTTAACTGGCAGCTCATTTCTAGAGCCGAGCTGGTTAATGTGGTATCTGCAGCTGACTTGAGGATATCCAGGAAAGCACAATAGAAACCGTGAGCAGTGATCACCTCTGTTCCAAAGCAAGTATTCCATAAATACATAACCTGAAAGAAATCAGCCTTAgcttttgtgttcttttcttGCTATTCCTAACTATATTTTTACAGCTGGGGAGATGGAATTTTGAATTGCAGGAGGATGGGAAGTTTTGTCATACTTTCTTCAGCAGCATCTGTCACTTTATATGGAACGAATGCCAAGATCACGTGGTTTTTCCCAGTAAGAGGCAAGAGTGCCCAGGGAAGGCTTACAGGTGTCTTAGTTTTAACAAGGACATTCTTAAATCAGAACAGTGACAGGGAAGTTAATGAGACAAAACTTTGAAGGGCTAGAAAAGCAAGTTTCAAGGAGGTAAGAAGTGACAGCATATAGCATATTGTAGAAATCTGTCACTATGTTGCCTTCATTTATGTATTGTTGCGATGATTTTTTTGCCTGGTTTGCCAGAGAGAACAAGCCCCAGTCCTATGTATTTCATCAgtagtttgttttggttttggcttttttttgtcagctgtaGCATTTGTCTGTCAAAAATGAatgcttccttctccctccaccaAAGCAGGCAACTCCTCTGATGGAACCTGGAGCTGTACTGGCGAGTCTGTTGGAGCTGGATCCAGCGGGAGAGCTCTGTACCGTTAAAGAGCTATCACATTTCATTTgagctgacttttttttgttttcagcagcaaaggACACTTGCACGTCTGTATTGCTTAGCAAGGGAAGCTTGTGAATTCTGTAGCATCCTTTTGGGTGAAAACTTCTgtaaaaatgattttatgagTTATGGACATAACAGACAGAGGAACAGAGTATTTTGCAATCATTAGCTCTTCTAAGGGAAAGTAAGGCTTTCTGCCACACAGGGCTGAAAGAAGCATAAGCATGTTTTCTTGGCCCTGATCCTGTGCTGATTTCCTGCTCTGCACTCAGAAATTGCAGTTTCAGAGTCTCCTAGGCCTTACAGGTTTCTGAAATCATTAAGGATGTTTGCAACGTTCTATTTAACCCTGGTCCTTTATTCCACAGGGATTTGAGAAATCTAATGGCAGTGTATTACATGTCAGCTTCCCAGAATGGAGAGTATATGCAAATCCCAGTGCAGCAGGGTGAAACTATCCCTGTATTCCTCTCTGGCGAGGGCCTTGGGAACCCATAATCTCTCTTGTTTACATGCGAGTTTGAGCATTGCTGAACAAGTTGCTTAGCACTGTGTCTGTGGCTTTCATCTGTTGTTCTTGCCGCAGTTGGCGTGTACTGTGTTGGCTGAtgtgcagcaaagaaaatagaCTTCGTGTGCTAAATAACTAGTCTGTTCTTATGCGCGTATGCAAAAAATAAGGAGTGTCCTCCAGGAAGTGGGTGATCGTGAAATTCATACAATCTCCCCAGGAGTCTGccctctctcccttctcttttacccataataaaaattaaaggtttATACAACAAAATCAAGAGTTGAGTTTTCAGCCAAGTATTACACATGTAGGTTCTTCTACCAACAAAATTTCTATTGTGAGCCCAGAGCCAGACCAGATAGGATAAATCTCTAATCTGTACTTTGCACTGTCCTTTAATATCAGTAATAATAGGGCTCTGTGTGCTGTGGAGCTTGAGAGGTGTTGACGAAAGCATTGAGCcatttttgcaattaaaaaaaagtttcacagtGTGCATACAGTGCTGTGAAAGCAATGTAGCTCATTTGGAAACAGCCAAATCATTCACTTATTTGCAAATATAATACACTTCAGCAAATggagaaatgcagcagaaactgTGCTTTGAATTTGTGGAATAACTTGGTGAGGCTTTGGTGGGACTGGATTGAAGGTAAATCTCAAGGCAGCACATCTGTGACTGGAGTGGGATCACCTTACTTCAGCGGGGAGTCAGAGGTGCGGTTTGAGATGATGTCCCAAGGGTGGATGCActtaaaacagaataataatgTGCTTTCCCATCTCTGCTTGCAGCTTTGTTTCTTGTATTTCTCTGGGCACTGAGTTCTCCCTTCTGTGAGAAGCCCATGGGAGTACTTTTGGTCTGTGACTCTGGTGCCTAAGACCTCTCTCTACATTACCCATCACCTTCAGGCTGTAACTCCTTTCCCAAcaacatctgcttttcttgctcCTGCCTCTCTTCCTCCAACTTGTTTACACTTTTTGCTGGATCCAGACTCGTGCTGCAGAAAGGTTGCTTGTGGTACCAGCCACGGCAGTTCATCCGTAAAGGAGCAGGGGTGTTGTACTTGTCCAGACAAGTGTTTCGATGCTAAAGCACCAGAAAATCCgccttgcttttgctgctgcccCCGTGGCTGTCGATTCCTGTGAGTCAAGCATGGAGATGCCTGCCTTTCCACGCCATCACTGGTgtcccagccaggctggcagcacgCTGTGTCACATCCAGGTTTGCCTGCCAGCGCCTGGCCATGTCTGTCTCGTGCTGTCACCTCTGTCGGTCCTGGGGTGTCCCAGGTTTTGTGCGGCTCCATCCCTGCAATGCCTGCACAGAGATACTTCTCCCAAGGGTCCcacgctggggctggggctgtgcgcCGAGGATCTCCCCTGATGTGTTAGCTGTCTGTACCAGCCTCGGGCCCTGGGGCACTGCAGGTTGGCGTGGCTGTTGCCCTGATTCTCAGCTCCCTTGGGCTGTGACTTTCTGAACCAGTTATTGCTTTGTTTGGGCAATTTCTGCAGTGGGGCTCGCTGCAGGGGACAGCCACGATTGCACTCCAGAGTCCCCCAGTCatccttcagatttttttggacACTTTTTGCCTGGCAGAAGAACACTTCCAGTGCTGGAGGGACCCTGACCGCCCACCCTAAAGCGGGGAGGGAGCTGTCAAGGACAGGGGTACAGCCCTGCTTTGTCTTGTTCCAGGCACCTGCCTTGGTTGAGTGGCTCAGCTCTCTCCTTCGGTCATTAGGAGTCAAGACCAGGCATGCACGCGGGCTGGAGGGAGCTGTTGGAGCCGGAGCAGTATCAGGTTCTCCCTTTGCTGTGCCTAGTGGCAGCAATTCCTCTGGGAGCTCCCTATTTTTAACATTGCCCTGGGGCAGGCCTGGCTTTGGTAGCTGCTGCCGTAGTTTCGGTGGATATGTGACTCTCGGGGAGGCTTTATGACCAGAGGAGATGGAGTAGATGTTGGATTTGACTGTCTGGGCCTGACTCAGTTGATGGATGAAAATGATACTGTGCAAGAGCCCCAGGGTGGAGCACGCGCTGCGGGAAGCACTCAGATATGTGGAAGTGCTTATAGAGAGCTGGTGGGGTaggtgcagctgcagagcaaacaTCCTTCGGTTCCCTGGCACTGGGACTTGggaatggctgtgctgggctcaggGATGGAAGTGCTGGGtgcccagctggctgccagACCAGTTGTTCAACACTTCACATTCTCCTCTTGCCTTTCCATGGCTTTATGTGGGATTTTATAAtgtcctttctcttctttccctgccttcaaacaaacaaacaaagagcTTTcaagtttctctgctgctgtagcTTTACCTTCTACATCTTGTGGCATCCACTTTTAAGACAGATTCCTCAGTAACTCCCCCAAGCTGCACCCTCAAATTCAGATCCCAGCACAACTGGGCCAGTGCGGTTATGTTATGATTAATTTCTTGTAGGCTGTCTCCTTTTATCCTTTTCAAAGTGGTTTCAGTAATTACTGACCAGCTGAATTTGGAAAGCATTCCCGTGAATACCTGTGTGTACGACTGGGAGCTTGCCTTCTGCCCAGGGTTGTAACAACAACGAGTGCCAAgtgctagaagaaaaaaaaaccaaaccagcaaacCCTCTGTATTTTAGCTTTGCCTGTTCTTTATCTCTGCATGAACCATATTTAATGTAGAACAACATATGTATCAGTTATTGTCCAGGTGTGTGAGAGAAACCAGATAAACTTGCTAAGTTTCACGCTTCTTGCTGATTTCAGACTGATTTTTTGAAAGGCAGCTCAAGTCCTCCAGCATCCTCTATGGGTTAACTTGGgggttgcctttttttttttttttttttttaaaataaccttgGTCAGATACTATCcttctccttttaaaatacaaaagtagaCAATCATTAGATGCACTTTATTTTAATGAGGGACTGGGTCTTTTTATGTGTTTTACAAGTGCTAACCGTGGTTAAGGAGATAAACAGCTGTGATTAGGAATTCCTGTAACATAGAACCcaagtggtttgggttggaagggaccttaaagaccacctagtgccaccccctgccatgggcagggaccccttccaccagcccaggctgctcccagccccgtccagcctggccttgggcactgccagggatggggcacccacagctgctctgggcagcctgggccagtgcctcaccaccacacagtgaagaatttcctgctgatatctaatctaaatctcccctctttcagcttaaagccacTTGTCCTGCCACTACATGTGATCATCATGAAGACCATTAAAGTTTTTTATGTTAATAATACTAGTACAGCAGCCAAAACTACTTTTAAGAGCCAATTAATTAAGATTAAAACCTCTTTTCTCAGATTTCTATGATACTCGACAGTCTAAACCAATTGTTAATGTACTGCAGCACGACAATTCTGGCTTTTTAGGAGAGAATGTACCTAAAGTTTTCCAAAGTAACACAGAACCAATGGGTGTGTAATTGCATTTTGATCTGAGATGATGTCCAGGAGGCTGTTCAACAGGtgaaaaatgtcaaaagatAGTAATGGCAATGAATGTGTAGTGATTAGGTAAGTTTTGGACTTCAAAAACATCTAGACAAAAGCCCTCAGTTTTTGGCTCGGTgtttaattatttgcattttttcaaatttaaggTATCAGCTAGGAAGAGCTGGAATTTTCTGGCAAGAATGGCAGCTTCCTGTATAGCTCAATCGAGGCAGAAAAATCCAACCAACAAATGCAGAGCACAAAATGGTCGAATATTAATGTATCTTGTTATTGTAGCACTCTGATTCATCAGAAGCCGATCTGCTTTCACTGTGGAGAGAATGGAACAGCAGGTATGCACACAGAGAGTATTTAACAGGCTGAGAGCACAATATAAATCTAAAAGGCAGCATTGGTAATGAGGGCCAAACATTAATGGCAATACTTGATTGCTGCAGAGGCTTGGTACTGAAAGGGTGAGGATATGGGCTCAACGCTTGCTTTATCTATGAGTGTCTGCCCTGGGTTTCCTCCTGTAGCGTGGCTTTGTGCTGAGCTccagcaggctgccagccaTGTCCTCCTGCTTGGCCAAAGGTCCTTTGCTTCCTCtgctccaacagcagctccaggtGCTGGCCTGGGGACATAgtgctctctacagctgctgAGCCCTGTGGATGCCAGCGGCAGGATGCTGATCACACCAGCCTGCTGGAAAAAGGTTAGGAACCACTGTTTGGAGAGCACAAGTCCCTGCTTTAGGGAGTGAGCTGGAGAAGTTGCAGCCTGCGAGAAATTTCCTGGGGTAAAATTTCACTGTAGGCAAGCATGGCACACCTGTTGCATGTTGGCTGGCTGCGTTTGGAGTGGTGGGTTTCTGTCGGGCTACGCCGTGACTGCTGaaactgctgctggagcacatAGGTGATGCCTGCCAGCTGGTCTGAGTGGAGGTTTGGGGTTTAGGACTGCCCGTGAGAGCCCTGCTCTGAATCTCTGTTGGAACTATCGCTTAGCCAGTGTCCACAAGTGTTTAAATACTGGGCTAAACTGAAACTCATTTCAAATTCATTGCAGCTGCAAAGGACTGTAGTTTTATCTGCTAGcttaaactgataaaaaaatacCCCGATTCACCCAACTGATTTTTAGTAATCGTTTTGTTGGCTGGAAAGCTTCAGTGCCTGAAGTGGAGGGCAGCGTCGGCAGCACAAGTGCATTACTATCCAGTAAAACCTGTGCACTGTGCCAAGGAAGTACTTCAAGGGCAGAACACAGCCGTGCAGGGA
This genomic interval from Falco peregrinus isolate bFalPer1 chromosome 2, bFalPer1.pri, whole genome shotgun sequence contains the following:
- the ORAI2 gene encoding protein orai-2 isoform X3; the encoded protein is MIHVAMVEVQLEVQYKYPQMLLIAFSACTTVLVAVHLFALLISTCILPNVEAVSNIHNLNSISESPHERMHPYIELAWGFSTVLGILLFLAEVVLLCWIKFLPVGSILKNETTNVEKPSGHAGWQSALVSTIIMVPVGLIFVVFTIHFYRSLVRHKTERHNREIEELHKLKVQLDGHDRGMQVV